One Desulfovibrio aminophilus genomic region harbors:
- a CDS encoding glutamate synthase-related protein, which translates to MLFQPINKNYHDYRIVRDRDLCINCKVCIRQCAYEAHYWDEARQTVRHDNTKCVGCHRCEALCPTGALCIRLNQSEFRPNACWRPVFLKNVYKQADTGGVLLAGMGSPVDIPVYWDKLLLDASQVTNPSIDPLREPMELKTFLGSKPDRVEFTATGKGKKAKPKLATKLGPQIELNYPIMFSAMSFGSINFNLHVAMARAATELGICYNTGEGGLHKSLYQYGRNTIVQVASGRFGVDPDYLNAGAGIEIKIGQGAKPGIGGHLPGEKINEKVSETRMIPVGSDAISPAPHHDIYSIEDLHQLIFALKEASRYRVPVSVKIAAVHNVAAIASGIVRAGADIVAIDGMRGGTGAAPAMIRDNVGIPIELAIAAVDQRLRDEGIRNRASIVAAGGTRCSADVVKAIALGADACYIATAALLAVGCTLCGKCYTGKCPWGIATNDAKLSKRQNPDIAAKKMANLVRAWGHEIEEMLGGMGLNSIESLRGNRDKLRAVGLSSTEMDILGVKHAGR; encoded by the coding sequence TTGCTGTTCCAACCCATCAACAAGAACTACCACGACTACCGCATCGTGCGGGACAGGGACCTGTGCATCAACTGCAAGGTCTGCATCCGACAATGCGCCTATGAGGCCCATTACTGGGACGAGGCGCGGCAAACGGTTCGCCACGACAACACCAAGTGCGTCGGCTGCCATCGCTGCGAAGCCCTCTGTCCCACCGGAGCCCTCTGCATCCGGCTCAACCAGTCCGAATTCCGCCCCAACGCCTGCTGGCGCCCCGTATTCCTAAAAAATGTCTACAAACAGGCCGACACCGGCGGCGTCCTGCTGGCGGGCATGGGGTCGCCCGTGGACATCCCGGTCTACTGGGACAAGCTCCTCCTGGACGCCAGCCAGGTCACGAACCCCTCCATCGACCCCCTGCGCGAGCCCATGGAGCTGAAGACCTTCCTCGGCTCCAAGCCGGACCGGGTGGAATTCACCGCCACGGGCAAGGGCAAGAAGGCCAAGCCCAAGCTGGCCACCAAGCTCGGCCCGCAGATCGAACTGAACTACCCGATCATGTTCTCGGCCATGAGCTTCGGTTCGATCAACTTCAACCTGCACGTGGCCATGGCCCGGGCCGCCACGGAACTGGGCATCTGCTACAACACCGGCGAGGGCGGGCTGCACAAGTCGCTCTATCAATATGGAAGGAACACCATCGTCCAGGTGGCCTCGGGCCGCTTCGGCGTGGACCCCGACTACCTGAACGCCGGAGCGGGCATCGAGATCAAGATCGGCCAGGGCGCCAAGCCGGGCATCGGCGGCCACCTGCCGGGCGAAAAAATCAATGAGAAGGTCTCCGAGACGCGCATGATCCCGGTGGGCTCGGACGCCATCTCCCCGGCCCCGCACCACGACATCTACTCCATCGAGGACCTGCATCAGCTCATCTTCGCCCTCAAGGAGGCCTCCCGCTACCGGGTGCCCGTGTCGGTGAAGATCGCGGCCGTGCACAATGTGGCCGCCATCGCCTCGGGCATCGTGCGCGCCGGGGCCGACATCGTGGCCATCGACGGCATGCGCGGCGGCACGGGCGCGGCCCCGGCCATGATCCGCGACAACGTGGGCATCCCCATCGAACTGGCCATCGCCGCCGTGGACCAGCGCCTGCGCGACGAGGGCATCCGCAACCGGGCCTCCATCGTGGCCGCAGGCGGCACGCGCTGCAGCGCCGACGTGGTCAAGGCCATCGCCCTGGGTGCGGACGCCTGCTACATCGCCACCGCCGCGCTGCTGGCCGTGGGCTGCACGCTCTGCGGCAAGTGCTACACCGGCAAGTGTCCCTGGGGCATCGCCACCAACGACGCCAAGCTCTCCAAGCGCCAGAACCCGGACATCGCGGCCAAGAAGATGGCCAACCTGGTCCGGGCCTGGGGCCACGAGATCGAGGAGATGCTCGGCGGCATGGGCCTGAACTCCATCGAGAGCCTGCGCGGCAACCGCGACAAGCTCCGGGCCGTCGGCCTTTCCTCCACCGAGATGGACATCCTGGGCGTGAAGCACGCCGGTCGCTAG
- a CDS encoding 4Fe-4S dicluster domain-containing protein, producing MKRVYPNKDFCIGCHLCELACITVHSKSKDLIIAYTKERLEDGLKGCKRFQEKGPTCVALSCRHCDDPSCVAACISGALQKDPETGTTTYDMDKCVGCWSCLMACPYGAIQRHPTLNKIVKCDLCKDREGGPACVAACPNQALIFEER from the coding sequence ATGAAACGAGTGTATCCGAACAAGGACTTCTGCATCGGCTGCCACCTCTGCGAGCTGGCCTGCATCACCGTGCACTCCAAGAGCAAGGACCTGATCATCGCCTACACCAAGGAGCGCCTGGAGGACGGGCTGAAGGGCTGCAAGCGCTTCCAGGAGAAGGGCCCCACCTGCGTGGCCCTGTCCTGCCGCCACTGCGACGACCCCTCCTGCGTGGCCGCCTGCATCTCCGGGGCCCTGCAGAAGGACCCCGAGACCGGGACCACCACCTACGACATGGACAAGTGCGTGGGCTGCTGGTCCTGCCTCATGGCCTGCCCCTACGGGGCCATCCAGCGCCACCCCACCCTGAACAAGATCGTCAAGTGCGACCTCTGCAAGGACCGCGAGGGCGGTCCCGCCTGTGTGGCCGCCTGTCCGAACCAGGCCCTCATCTTCGAGGAACGCTGA
- a CDS encoding NAD(P)/FAD-dependent oxidoreductase has protein sequence MTYVIIGNGVASIGAIEGIRRLDQEGTIVVLGSEHVPAYGRPLISYLLAGKIGPERLSLRSDDFYRRMCVDLRLNTTATAIDTKKKTVTTNKGEVIPYDRLLIATGGVPFNPPIPGGEGPDIYNFTNLDHAQALIAASKKLKRAVVIGGGLIGLKAAESLFDRGVDVTILELSTRVLSAAFDENAGRLAARRLAETGIGVRCGVTAKEIHRDDKGHVMGVLTTDGMFVPCEAVVVAIGVVPNSALPKAAGIKTDRGVLVDDHLQTGTKGVYAAGDVAQARDMITEDNRVVPIWPNAYNQGYFAGRNMAGAGEKYEGGLAMNSISFYGLPTVSVGQVNPPKPEEYEISFHLDEKRQTYRKLVFKDDRLVGYVLVGDIDNAGMYTSFIKFRMPLPGDAKRTLMHGEPGVFLWPEQVFEKTWNPDGGDK, from the coding sequence ATGACCTACGTCATCATCGGCAACGGCGTGGCCTCCATCGGGGCCATCGAAGGAATCCGCAGGCTGGACCAGGAGGGGACCATCGTGGTCCTGGGCTCGGAGCACGTTCCGGCCTATGGCCGCCCGCTCATCTCCTACCTCCTGGCGGGCAAGATCGGGCCCGAACGCCTGAGCCTGCGCAGCGACGACTTCTACCGCCGCATGTGCGTGGACCTGCGCCTGAACACCACGGCCACGGCCATCGACACCAAGAAGAAGACCGTGACCACCAACAAGGGCGAGGTCATCCCCTACGACCGGCTGCTCATCGCCACCGGCGGGGTGCCCTTCAATCCGCCCATCCCCGGCGGCGAAGGCCCGGACATCTACAACTTCACCAACCTGGACCACGCCCAGGCGCTCATCGCCGCGTCCAAGAAGCTCAAGCGCGCCGTGGTCATCGGCGGCGGCCTCATCGGACTGAAGGCGGCCGAAAGCCTCTTCGACCGGGGCGTGGACGTGACCATCCTGGAGCTCTCCACGCGGGTGCTCTCGGCGGCCTTCGACGAAAACGCCGGACGCCTGGCCGCCCGCCGTCTGGCCGAGACCGGCATCGGCGTGCGTTGCGGCGTCACGGCCAAGGAAATCCACCGCGACGACAAGGGACATGTCATGGGCGTGCTCACCACGGACGGCATGTTCGTGCCCTGCGAGGCCGTGGTGGTGGCCATCGGCGTGGTGCCCAACTCGGCCCTGCCCAAGGCGGCCGGAATCAAGACCGACCGGGGCGTGCTGGTGGACGACCACCTCCAGACCGGGACCAAGGGCGTGTACGCCGCGGGCGACGTGGCCCAGGCCCGGGACATGATCACCGAAGACAACCGGGTGGTGCCCATCTGGCCCAACGCCTACAACCAGGGCTATTTCGCCGGGCGCAACATGGCCGGGGCGGGGGAGAAGTACGAGGGCGGCCTGGCCATGAACTCCATCAGCTTCTACGGCCTGCCCACCGTCTCCGTGGGCCAGGTGAACCCGCCCAAGCCCGAGGAGTATGAAATCTCCTTCCACCTGGACGAGAAGCGCCAGACCTACCGCAAGCTCGTCTTCAAGGACGACCGGCTGGTGGGCTACGTGCTCGTGGGCGATATCGACAACGCCGGCATGTACACGTCCTTCATCAAATTCCGCATGCCCCTGCCGGGGGACGCCAAGCGCACGCTCATGCACGGCGAGCCGGGCGTCTTCCTGTGGCCCGAGCAGGTCTTCGAGAAGACCTGGAACCCGGACGGCGGCGACAAGTAG
- a CDS encoding glutamine amidotransferase family protein gives MKAPERYYDFQKDISGCGIFGVIHKKKGLINGEVPIKAMACMHDRGNGLGGGFAAYGIYPDRADLYAFHLMCDNQAGLDAAEEVLKQYFTIHASEPIPTRRVLSVKNPPVVWRFFLKPLKDRPQDMKEVLDEKDYVVSVVMKINSGVPGAFVFSSGKNMGAFKGVGFPEDMADFFRLEEYDAYIWTGHNRFPTNTPGWWGGAHPFTLLDWSIVHNGEISSYGINRRFLCEHNYICTLMTDTEVVAYLLDLLIRKHGLSKEMAAKVFAPPFWDEIARMPEEDRELYTTLRAVYGPALLNGPFAILVADNTGLMGLNDRIKLRPLLVAEKDDMVFMSSEESAVRLVCPELDSVWMPKAGEPVIVNLEA, from the coding sequence ATGAAAGCACCTGAAAGATACTACGATTTCCAGAAGGACATCTCCGGCTGCGGCATCTTCGGCGTCATCCATAAGAAGAAGGGCCTGATCAACGGCGAGGTGCCGATCAAGGCCATGGCCTGCATGCACGACCGGGGCAACGGCCTGGGCGGCGGCTTCGCGGCCTACGGCATCTACCCGGACCGCGCCGACCTCTACGCCTTCCACCTCATGTGCGACAACCAGGCCGGCCTGGACGCCGCCGAGGAAGTCCTCAAGCAATACTTCACCATTCACGCCTCGGAGCCCATTCCCACCCGGCGCGTGCTCTCGGTGAAGAATCCGCCCGTGGTCTGGCGCTTCTTCCTCAAGCCCCTGAAGGACCGCCCCCAGGACATGAAGGAAGTGCTGGACGAGAAGGACTACGTGGTCTCCGTGGTGATGAAGATCAACTCCGGCGTGCCCGGGGCCTTCGTCTTCTCCAGCGGCAAGAACATGGGCGCGTTCAAGGGCGTGGGCTTTCCCGAGGACATGGCCGACTTCTTCCGCCTGGAGGAATACGACGCCTACATCTGGACCGGCCACAACCGCTTTCCCACCAACACCCCGGGCTGGTGGGGCGGGGCGCACCCCTTCACGCTGCTGGACTGGTCCATCGTGCACAACGGCGAGATCAGCTCCTACGGCATCAACCGCCGTTTCCTCTGCGAACACAACTACATCTGCACCCTGATGACCGACACCGAGGTGGTCGCCTACCTCCTGGACCTGCTCATCCGCAAGCACGGACTGTCCAAGGAGATGGCGGCCAAGGTCTTCGCCCCGCCGTTCTGGGACGAGATCGCGCGCATGCCCGAGGAGGACAGGGAGCTCTACACCACGCTGCGGGCCGTCTATGGTCCGGCCCTGCTCAACGGTCCCTTCGCCATTCTGGTGGCCGACAACACGGGGCTCATGGGCCTCAACGACCGCATCAAGCTGCGGCCGCTGCTGGTCGCCGAGAAGGACGACATGGTCTTCATGTCCAGCGAGGAAAGCGCGGTGCGGCTCGTCTGCCCGGAGCTGGACTCGGTCTGGATGCCCAAGGCCGGGGAACCCGTCATCGTGAATCTGGAGGCCTGA
- the yajC gene encoding preprotein translocase subunit YajC: MLFDSIAHAMGSAGGAGAEGGNPITAFLPLILMFAIFYFLLIRPQQKKAKQHKEMLAGIRKGDKVLTAGGIEGAVLEVDGDTLTVEIAQDVTVKVNRNYVAGLTNPPRKSDKEEK; this comes from the coding sequence ATGCTTTTTGATTCCATCGCCCACGCCATGGGTTCCGCCGGCGGCGCCGGCGCCGAAGGCGGCAATCCGATCACCGCGTTCCTGCCGCTGATCCTGATGTTCGCCATCTTCTACTTCCTGCTCATCCGTCCGCAGCAGAAGAAGGCGAAGCAGCACAAGGAGATGCTCGCGGGCATCCGCAAGGGCGACAAGGTCCTGACCGCCGGCGGCATCGAAGGCGCCGTTCTGGAAGTGGACGGCGACACCCTGACCGTGGAGATCGCCCAGGACGTGACCGTGAAGGTGAACCGGAACTACGTGGCCGGATTGACCAATCCGCCGCGCAAGTCCGACAAGGAAGAGAAGTAG
- the secD gene encoding protein translocase subunit SecD — MKNMTWRVALTLVVIVLGAAYILPSIPAVQDSPLAKFLPNRRINLGLDLKGGIHLTLGVDMKKALENSLSIAGDDLRNSAREDGIVVLKPTLLPGNKLETQLLTLEKQDAFEGILKKQFGNIRVENKEVREGRAVYTLAFTPEYVKQLTKMTLDQAVKTIRNRIDEFGVAEPDIRKQQDENRIQVQLPGLQDPERAIKIIGKTAHLEFKMVDDSVDPAQAAKGVVPPGTELSVILHRNQGGGYIEKPIVLRKEAVLTGEAISDAQVHFGNYGEPYVGIAFNPRGARTFERLTGENVKKRMAIVLDGKVYSAPVIQEKISGGRASITGSFTPEEAADLAVVLRAGSLPAPVSVLEQRTVGPSLGQESIDKGVVSTLVGGALIILFMIAYYGLSGLVADVVLMLNIVLTMAGLAAFGATLTLPGIAGIILTIGMAVDANVLIYERIREEIRKGLGAAAAVDLGFSRATLTIVDANLTSVLTAVILYQFGTGPVRGFAVTLILGILTSMFTAIFVSRIFFDWYVKRRPEAATLSI, encoded by the coding sequence ATGAAAAACATGACCTGGAGAGTGGCCCTCACCCTGGTGGTGATCGTGCTTGGGGCCGCCTACATCCTGCCTTCCATCCCGGCCGTACAGGACTCGCCCCTGGCCAAGTTCCTGCCCAACCGGCGCATCAATCTCGGCCTCGACCTCAAGGGCGGCATCCACCTGACCCTCGGCGTGGACATGAAGAAGGCCCTGGAGAACAGCCTGTCCATCGCCGGAGACGACCTGCGCAACTCCGCCCGCGAGGACGGCATCGTGGTCCTCAAGCCCACGCTCCTGCCCGGCAACAAGCTCGAGACCCAGCTGCTCACCCTGGAGAAGCAGGACGCCTTCGAGGGCATCCTCAAGAAGCAGTTCGGCAATATCCGGGTGGAGAACAAGGAGGTCCGCGAGGGCCGCGCGGTCTACACCCTGGCCTTCACGCCCGAGTATGTGAAGCAGCTCACCAAGATGACGCTGGACCAGGCCGTGAAGACCATCCGCAACCGCATCGACGAGTTCGGCGTGGCCGAGCCGGACATCCGCAAGCAGCAGGATGAAAACCGCATCCAGGTCCAGCTGCCCGGCCTCCAGGACCCCGAGCGGGCCATCAAGATCATCGGCAAGACCGCCCACCTGGAGTTCAAGATGGTGGACGACAGCGTGGACCCGGCCCAGGCCGCCAAGGGCGTCGTGCCGCCCGGAACCGAACTTTCCGTGATCCTGCACCGCAACCAGGGCGGCGGCTACATCGAAAAGCCCATCGTGCTGCGCAAGGAGGCCGTGCTCACCGGCGAGGCCATCAGCGACGCCCAGGTGCACTTCGGCAACTACGGCGAACCTTACGTGGGCATCGCCTTCAACCCGCGCGGCGCCCGGACCTTCGAGCGCCTCACCGGCGAGAACGTGAAGAAGCGCATGGCCATCGTCCTGGACGGCAAGGTCTATTCCGCGCCGGTCATCCAGGAGAAGATCTCCGGCGGCCGCGCCAGCATCACCGGCAGCTTCACTCCCGAAGAAGCCGCCGACTTGGCCGTGGTCCTGCGCGCCGGTTCGCTGCCCGCGCCCGTGAGCGTGCTTGAACAGCGCACGGTCGGCCCCTCCCTGGGCCAGGAATCCATCGACAAGGGCGTGGTCTCCACCCTGGTGGGCGGCGCGCTCATCATCCTGTTCATGATCGCCTACTACGGGCTCTCCGGGCTCGTGGCCGACGTGGTCCTGATGCTGAACATCGTCCTGACCATGGCCGGGCTGGCCGCCTTCGGCGCCACCCTGACCCTGCCGGGCATCGCGGGCATCATCCTGACCATCGGCATGGCGGTGGACGCCAACGTGCTCATCTACGAACGCATCCGCGAGGAAATCCGCAAGGGCCTCGGCGCGGCGGCGGCGGTCGACCTGGGCTTCAGCCGGGCCACCCTGACCATCGTGGACGCCAACCTGACCAGCGTGCTCACGGCGGTCATCCTCTACCAGTTCGGCACCGGGCCGGTGCGCGGCTTCGCCGTGACCCTGATCCTGGGCATCCTGACCTCCATGTTCACGGCCATCTTCGTGTCGCGCATCTTCTTCGACTGGTACGTGAAGCGGCGCCCCGAAGCCGCGACCCTCAGCATTTAA